The following proteins are encoded in a genomic region of Dyadobacter sp. UC 10:
- a CDS encoding outer membrane beta-barrel family protein yields the protein MQNLLLSLLLLTLFANVVLAQEEPAAFTISGKLADSDKRPVPFANVALYGSRDSTLIGGSTSDENGVFTIPADPGNYFIKITFLAMREKFVQNINVAGKNVDVGLISMVSDAQNLEELVVTGERSQMELQLDKRVFNVGKDLSNIGSNASDILNNMPSVTVDVEGNVALRGSQNVRILIDGKQSGMVGLNPAEALRQIPGDLIESIEIITNPSSRYDAEGEVGILNIVMKKNIRYGLNGSFTGNAGYPSNFGASFNLNYRRKKVNFIANYGLMYREGPGRGNSRQAYNSADTSFVYESNTNRTRSGYSNNVMVGLDYFINNYNTLTTTLSYRNSQNDNRSALQYRDYDLNNILTSTVVREERETEPRNNMEAALSYKKTFERKGQSLTFDAKYILSDETEAAKYNEFSDSDAARIVQRSFNTEDERNFLAQLDYIHPLGKEGKIEVGLKSSIRQLDNDFSVHQQNEEMNWIILPDFDNRLAYDERIHAGYAMASSQFGKVFVQAGLRGEYTDILTELKKTAVTNHRQYFNLFPSLHLSYKLKEAQTLQLSYSYRLSRPSFRDLLPFSNFSDSRVFRAGNPLLNPEFTHSFEAGHLLNMEKGTLLSSVYYRHRLGVVENITSVDSTGFTTITPINLSTGDSYGFEFNLTYDPAPWWKLTANANVFRAMNQGFYNDRLYESDTYSWTSRLSSRLTLFKSVDFQSSFNYRAPRRTTQGRDLSVYFIDLGLSKDILKGRGTITASVRDLLNSNKRRSIVESAGYYSRSEFQWRPRQFLLTVSYRLNRSKERPSLDKQSDGGGDEE from the coding sequence ATGCAAAATTTGTTGCTTTCATTGCTCCTTTTAACGCTTTTCGCAAATGTTGTGCTTGCGCAGGAAGAGCCTGCTGCATTTACCATTTCCGGGAAACTGGCAGACTCGGACAAGCGACCTGTACCTTTTGCGAACGTTGCCCTCTACGGTTCCAGGGACTCAACATTGATAGGTGGCAGCACTTCTGACGAAAACGGCGTTTTCACTATTCCCGCCGATCCGGGGAATTACTTCATCAAAATCACATTTCTTGCGATGCGTGAGAAATTTGTTCAAAATATAAATGTGGCCGGCAAAAATGTAGATGTTGGTCTCATCTCCATGGTTTCCGATGCTCAAAATTTAGAAGAATTGGTTGTGACAGGCGAAAGAAGCCAGATGGAACTACAATTGGACAAACGCGTTTTCAATGTTGGAAAAGACCTGAGTAACATCGGCAGCAATGCTTCCGATATCCTCAATAACATGCCGTCGGTCACGGTGGATGTGGAAGGAAATGTGGCATTACGGGGTAGCCAAAACGTGAGGATCCTGATCGACGGAAAACAATCCGGAATGGTAGGGTTAAATCCCGCAGAGGCGTTACGGCAAATCCCGGGTGACCTGATAGAAAGCATCGAGATCATTACAAATCCATCGTCACGTTACGATGCAGAAGGCGAAGTCGGCATCCTGAACATCGTGATGAAGAAAAATATAAGGTACGGGCTCAACGGATCTTTTACCGGCAATGCCGGCTACCCTTCCAATTTCGGCGCCTCTTTTAATCTTAATTACCGTCGCAAAAAAGTAAATTTTATAGCCAACTACGGTTTGATGTACCGGGAAGGCCCCGGACGCGGGAATTCCCGCCAGGCTTACAATAGCGCGGACACCAGTTTTGTTTACGAATCGAATACCAATCGCACGAGGTCGGGATATTCCAATAATGTGATGGTAGGTCTGGATTATTTTATCAATAACTATAACACGCTTACTACCACACTCTCCTACCGCAATTCTCAGAACGACAACAGGTCTGCGCTTCAATACCGCGATTACGATCTCAATAATATACTCACCAGTACTGTTGTGCGGGAGGAAAGAGAAACCGAGCCGCGGAATAATATGGAGGCTGCATTGAGCTACAAAAAGACATTCGAACGAAAAGGGCAAAGCCTTACCTTCGATGCGAAGTATATTCTGAGTGATGAAACGGAAGCTGCGAAATACAATGAGTTTTCGGACAGTGATGCCGCCCGCATTGTCCAGAGGTCATTTAATACCGAAGATGAGCGGAATTTTCTGGCCCAGCTGGATTACATTCATCCGCTCGGAAAAGAAGGAAAGATCGAGGTAGGTTTAAAGAGCTCCATCCGCCAGCTCGACAACGATTTTTCAGTACACCAGCAGAACGAAGAAATGAACTGGATTATCCTGCCTGATTTCGATAACAGGCTGGCCTACGATGAAAGGATTCACGCCGGCTACGCCATGGCGAGCAGCCAGTTCGGAAAAGTGTTTGTGCAGGCAGGTTTGCGCGGAGAGTATACCGACATCCTGACAGAACTTAAAAAAACAGCCGTAACCAATCACAGGCAGTACTTTAACCTTTTCCCCAGCCTGCACCTGTCCTACAAATTGAAAGAGGCACAGACATTGCAGTTGAGTTACAGTTACAGGCTTAGCCGTCCAAGCTTCCGGGACTTACTGCCTTTTTCCAATTTCAGCGATTCGAGGGTTTTTCGCGCCGGTAACCCGCTTCTTAATCCCGAGTTCACGCATTCTTTCGAAGCAGGCCATTTGCTGAATATGGAAAAAGGAACGCTGCTGTCGAGCGTGTACTATCGTCACCGGCTGGGCGTAGTTGAGAATATCACATCAGTAGATTCCACAGGATTTACTACAATTACGCCTATAAACTTGTCCACGGGAGACTCTTACGGCTTCGAATTCAACCTCACATACGATCCAGCGCCCTGGTGGAAGCTGACTGCCAATGCAAATGTGTTCCGTGCGATGAATCAGGGATTCTATAACGATAGATTATACGAAAGCGACACCTATTCGTGGACCAGCCGCCTTTCATCCCGGCTAACCCTTTTCAAATCCGTCGACTTTCAGAGTTCTTTCAACTACCGTGCGCCCCGGCGCACAACGCAGGGAAGAGATCTGTCCGTATATTTCATCGACCTCGGACTTTCGAAAGACATTTTAAAAGGACGTGGAACGATCACAGCGAGCGTCCGCGACTTGCTAAATTCTAACAAACGTCGCAGCATAGTCGAAAGCGCCGGTTATTACTCAAGATCAGAATTCCAATGGCGGCCCCGCCAGTTTTTGCTTACAGTATCTTACAGACTCAACAGATCAAAAGAAAGGCCAAGTCTGGACAAACAAAGCGACGGTGGTGGTGATGAGGAATGA
- a CDS encoding CvfB family protein produces the protein MLFIGKYNHLTIERVTSVGMFLSDVEGEEVLLPNQYLTDEMQVGDEIRVFVYLDSEDRPVATTQTPKIIRNEFAFLEVKDVSEYGAFLDWGLIKDLFVPFREQTTPMEIGEWHVVFLYLDQKSSRLLASTKIDKFLDNERLTVKEGDEVDLLIFQKTDLGFNAIVNQYHKGLIYGNEVFRNLKVGDSLKGYVKKIRPENKLDISLQKSTTETIEPAGKQILELVQKGGGYLNLSDSSSPEDIYKQLEISKKVFKKAIGGLYKQGLIRIAEDGIYLVSAD, from the coding sequence ATGCTTTTTATCGGAAAATATAATCACCTTACCATTGAAAGAGTGACCAGCGTCGGCATGTTTCTCAGCGATGTGGAAGGTGAAGAAGTGCTGCTACCCAATCAATACCTGACAGACGAAATGCAGGTCGGAGACGAGATCAGGGTATTTGTTTACCTCGATTCGGAAGACCGCCCGGTGGCCACTACCCAAACTCCAAAAATCATTCGCAACGAATTCGCTTTTTTAGAAGTGAAGGATGTTTCGGAATATGGTGCTTTTTTGGATTGGGGTTTGATTAAAGATCTTTTCGTGCCGTTCCGGGAGCAGACTACGCCAATGGAAATCGGCGAGTGGCATGTTGTGTTTCTGTATCTGGACCAGAAAAGTTCGAGATTACTGGCTTCGACGAAAATCGATAAGTTCCTGGACAATGAACGTTTGACAGTTAAGGAAGGTGATGAAGTCGACTTGCTGATTTTTCAAAAAACAGATCTGGGCTTTAACGCAATCGTGAACCAATATCACAAGGGTCTTATTTACGGAAATGAGGTTTTTCGCAATCTGAAAGTAGGAGACAGCTTGAAAGGCTATGTCAAAAAGATCCGGCCGGAGAACAAGCTGGATATCAGCCTGCAAAAAAGCACCACAGAAACCATCGAACCAGCAGGAAAACAGATTCTGGAACTCGTTCAAAAAGGCGGAGGTTACCTGAACCTGTCGGACAGCAGTTCCCCCGAGGATATTTACAAACAGTTAGAGATCAGCAAGAAAGTATTCAAAAAGGCAATCGGCGGCCTCTACAAACAAGGTCTGATCCGAATTGCAGAGGACGGCATATATCTGGTTAGCGCAGATTGA
- a CDS encoding ISAon1 family transposase: protein MDTRANDIWSIGRFYGVDGRALLRQYRDFQSGFKDWKQRGHAKKWLLYPENLGSHLSIDETSLSHGELYTILTNKSAKGGRGSIVAIVAGTKAEAVIEVLRKIPEPLRKKVSEITLDMAGSMSLIAKRCFPRAVRVTDRFHVQRLAVDALQDIRIKHRWEVLDQESDAIEQAKMSQNEYHPEILSNGDTIKQLLARSRYALYKKPNTWTDSQKERALLLFERFPDLKKAYELTIGLSNIFTTTTEKIYGLTRLAKWHEKVRQSGFKSFNTVARSIENHYKTIVNYFDNRSTNASAESFNAKIKAFRAQFRGVRNVEFFLYRLTQLYA from the coding sequence GTGGATACGAGGGCTAATGATATTTGGAGCATTGGTCGTTTCTATGGCGTTGATGGTAGGGCTTTGCTACGGCAGTATCGTGATTTTCAGAGTGGATTTAAAGATTGGAAGCAAAGAGGTCATGCAAAAAAATGGCTCTTGTATCCCGAAAACCTAGGATCTCATCTATCGATCGACGAAACCAGTCTTTCGCACGGCGAATTGTATACAATCCTTACCAATAAATCTGCCAAAGGTGGCCGTGGCAGCATTGTAGCAATAGTGGCTGGAACTAAGGCAGAAGCAGTGATTGAAGTACTTCGCAAAATCCCGGAACCACTGCGGAAGAAAGTGTCAGAAATCACCCTGGACATGGCGGGCAGTATGTCCTTGATTGCCAAGCGATGCTTTCCACGGGCGGTGCGAGTGACTGACCGTTTCCATGTTCAAAGACTCGCAGTTGATGCCCTCCAAGATATCCGGATCAAACATCGCTGGGAAGTCCTGGATCAGGAAAGCGATGCTATTGAGCAGGCTAAAATGTCTCAGAATGAATATCATCCAGAGATATTATCTAATGGCGACACCATTAAACAGCTACTGGCTCGAAGCAGGTACGCGCTATACAAAAAGCCCAATACCTGGACAGACAGCCAAAAAGAACGCGCCCTGCTTCTTTTTGAACGCTTCCCCGATTTGAAAAAAGCGTACGAGCTAACGATAGGGCTCAGTAACATCTTCACGACTACAACGGAAAAAATATATGGGTTGACCAGATTAGCCAAATGGCATGAAAAGGTCCGGCAATCTGGCTTCAAGTCATTCAATACCGTAGCCCGCTCGATTGAAAACCACTATAAGACAATCGTTAATTACTTTGATAACCGCAGCACTAACGCATCTGCCGAATCCTTCAACGCGAAAATCAAAGCGTTCAGAGCACAGTTCAGAGGGGTAAGAAACGTTGAGTTCTTCCTGTATCGCCTTACTCAATTATATGCTTAA
- a CDS encoding ISAon1 family transposase N-terminal region protein produces MESFLPLIELILPDFIIENYLLTHVEKSEERYHVYLEEKNYPEADPIKADLLSKGYFPTITLQDFPIRGHKVFLHIKRRRWLNTKTGKVVHRDWTEVAEGTRMTIEFADFLKEIGGYEG; encoded by the coding sequence TTGGAGAGTTTCCTGCCGCTTATCGAGTTAATCTTACCGGATTTTATAATTGAGAATTACTTACTGACCCATGTAGAGAAGTCAGAGGAACGTTATCACGTCTATTTGGAAGAGAAAAATTATCCAGAAGCTGATCCAATAAAGGCAGACTTGCTCTCCAAAGGTTATTTCCCCACCATTACCCTGCAGGATTTCCCAATTCGGGGCCACAAGGTATTCCTTCATATTAAACGTCGTAGGTGGCTCAATACCAAGACTGGCAAAGTTGTCCATAGAGACTGGACAGAAGTAGCAGAAGGCACGCGAATGACTATTGAATTCGCGGATTTTTTAAAAGAAATTGGTGGATACGAGGGCTAA
- a CDS encoding ISAon1 family transposase, giving the protein MFPHSTSNIARLYGVNGKRLSRQYRTHLSDFQSWNQRPHACKWLLYPENLGSHLSIDETSLSQGELYTILTNKAAKGGKGSIVAIVAGTKAETVIEVIGKIPESQRKKVTEITLDMASSMTMIAKRCFPRAVRVTDRFHVQRLAVEALQEIRIKHRWDALDQENDAIEQAKASQTEYQPEILANGDTVKQLLARSRYALYKKPGTWTDSQRERAQLLFERFPDLKKAYELALELSNIFTNTSEKIYGLTRLAKWHEKVRQSGFKAFNTVARSIESHYKTIVNYFDNRSTNASAESFNAKIKAFRAQFRGVRNVEFFLYRLTKLYA; this is encoded by the coding sequence TTGTTCCCCCACAGTACCAGTAATATTGCCCGCCTTTATGGGGTTAATGGTAAACGTCTCTCGCGTCAATATCGCACTCATTTAAGTGATTTTCAGAGCTGGAACCAGCGTCCTCATGCCTGTAAATGGCTTTTATATCCTGAAAATCTGGGTTCACATCTTTCTATTGATGAAACGAGCCTCTCTCAGGGTGAACTGTATACTATTCTTACAAACAAAGCAGCCAAGGGCGGTAAAGGAAGTATCGTAGCAATCGTAGCGGGAACAAAGGCCGAAACCGTTATTGAGGTCATTGGCAAAATCCCTGAATCGCAACGTAAAAAAGTTACAGAAATAACTCTGGACATGGCCAGTAGCATGACTATGATCGCCAAGCGTTGTTTCCCGCGGGCAGTGCGCGTCACTGACCGCTTCCATGTACAAAGATTGGCAGTCGAAGCCCTTCAGGAAATCCGCATCAAACACCGATGGGATGCGTTGGACCAGGAAAACGATGCCATTGAGCAGGCAAAGGCTTCTCAGACAGAGTATCAACCAGAAATATTAGCTAACGGTGATACCGTCAAACAACTACTGGCTCGCAGCAGATACGCACTTTACAAAAAGCCCGGTACCTGGACTGATAGCCAACGAGAAAGAGCACAACTTCTCTTCGAACGCTTCCCCGACCTTAAAAAGGCATACGAGCTGGCGCTGGAGCTAAGTAATATCTTCACAAACACATCTGAAAAGATATACGGGTTGACCAGGCTTGCCAAGTGGCACGAAAAGGTCAGACAATCCGGATTTAAAGCATTCAATACAGTAGCCCGCTCGATTGAGAGCCATTACAAGACCATTGTCAATTATTTTGATAACCGCAGCACCAACGCTTCGGCAGAATCATTCAATGCAAAGATCAAAGCGTTCAGAGCTCAGTTCCGAGGCGTTCGAAACGTCGAGTTCTTCCTTTACCGCCTTACTAAGTTATATGCTTAA
- a CDS encoding ISAon1 family transposase N-terminal region protein, which yields MEKSSDLLHVYVEEKNYSESDSSKQFLLSKGFLPEITIQDFPIRDRRVFLHVKRRRWLNTRTGKIEQRNWAEVADGTRMTKEFALFLKEIDGFVPPQYQ from the coding sequence GTGGAGAAATCATCGGATTTGCTCCATGTTTATGTAGAAGAGAAAAATTATTCAGAGTCCGACAGCTCCAAGCAGTTTCTCTTATCGAAAGGCTTCCTGCCAGAAATTACGATCCAGGATTTCCCCATCCGTGATAGACGTGTTTTCCTGCATGTCAAGCGTCGCCGCTGGCTTAATACCCGCACGGGGAAGATAGAACAACGAAATTGGGCAGAGGTTGCCGATGGTACGCGAATGACGAAAGAATTCGCGCTTTTTTTAAAGGAGATTGACGGATTTGTTCCCCCACAGTACCAGTAA
- a CDS encoding amidohydrolase family protein translates to MIRNPFSKTFLFLASLFVQAEILAQNPAPALPQSRPVIIIGATIHVGNGQVIQNGLIAFDKGLITYLGAAGSDPGVTNAETIDAKGKHIFPGIISLNTTVGLQEIASVRATLDFNEVGEINPHVRALVAYNTDSEVIPTLRGNGILVSQAVPQGGVISGSSSAFYSDGWNWEDAVLKKDDGIWLSWPPFLASSFNYEDFSVSVKRNEKRQEVIDPIKSTFSEAKSYNEINEPGTVNLRLAAMKPLFAGLSNLYIRADYAKDIVEAVKTAREAGIKRVVIVGGNESYKVAAFLKENQVPVVLNPTHRLPGRVDENVYLPYELPGMLHKAGVKVAITYADEWWRTRNLAFMAGTSSGFADVSPEDALQFVTKNAAEIIGAEREVGTLEKGKHASLIVSQGDILDMRGNVVEMVFVKGGKVNLDDKQKRLYEKYKGKYGKK, encoded by the coding sequence ATGATACGTAATCCATTTTCCAAGACATTTTTATTCCTGGCTTCGCTATTTGTGCAGGCGGAAATTTTGGCGCAAAACCCAGCCCCCGCACTACCTCAGTCGCGTCCGGTGATTATTATTGGTGCCACAATCCACGTCGGTAACGGGCAGGTGATCCAAAATGGTCTGATTGCTTTTGATAAGGGTTTGATCACCTATTTGGGCGCAGCAGGCTCCGATCCGGGTGTTACGAATGCGGAGACGATCGATGCGAAGGGAAAGCATATTTTTCCGGGGATTATCTCACTGAATACGACTGTGGGTTTGCAGGAAATTGCTTCCGTGCGCGCCACACTGGATTTTAATGAAGTAGGCGAGATCAATCCGCATGTTCGTGCACTCGTCGCCTATAATACTGATTCGGAGGTGATTCCTACACTGCGTGGAAATGGGATCCTGGTATCCCAGGCAGTGCCGCAAGGCGGCGTGATATCAGGTTCCTCTTCTGCATTTTACAGCGATGGATGGAACTGGGAAGATGCGGTTTTGAAGAAAGACGATGGTATCTGGCTGAGCTGGCCGCCATTTCTGGCGAGCAGCTTTAATTATGAAGATTTTTCTGTTTCAGTTAAAAGAAATGAGAAGCGCCAGGAAGTGATCGACCCGATTAAGTCCACGTTTTCAGAAGCGAAGAGTTATAATGAAATAAATGAACCTGGTACGGTAAATCTCCGCCTGGCTGCAATGAAGCCACTTTTTGCTGGCCTATCCAATCTTTATATCCGTGCGGATTATGCAAAAGATATTGTGGAAGCAGTGAAAACTGCGCGGGAGGCTGGTATAAAAAGGGTAGTGATTGTAGGCGGCAATGAATCGTATAAAGTGGCCGCTTTCTTGAAAGAAAACCAGGTTCCCGTGGTCCTTAACCCTACACACAGGTTACCGGGGCGCGTAGATGAAAATGTATACCTGCCCTATGAACTTCCCGGGATGCTGCACAAAGCGGGTGTAAAAGTGGCTATCACATACGCGGACGAATGGTGGCGGACAAGAAACCTTGCTTTTATGGCCGGAACATCGTCAGGGTTTGCTGACGTTTCCCCTGAAGACGCGCTTCAATTTGTCACCAAAAATGCTGCTGAAATAATTGGTGCGGAAAGGGAGGTGGGGACGCTGGAAAAAGGCAAACACGCTTCGCTGATCGTTTCCCAGGGCGATATCCTGGATATGCGTGGTAATGTGGTAGAAATGGTTTTCGTGAAAGGAGGAAAAGTGAATCTGGACGACAAGCAAAAACGCCTTTACGAGAAGTACAAGGGGAAATACGGGAAGAAGTAA
- a CDS encoding amidohydrolase family protein, giving the protein MFKRLSTLFSGLVISICCQAQQTFPQNGAYDERPGRYAFTNATIIVDPKTTIENGTLLIENGLISQVGKQVKLPAGTLVVDLKGKFIYPSLIDLDSDYGMPEVKRDRPAGGRQTPQLESNKKGAFGWNQAIQAENDASMVFTPDTKKAADLRKIGFGTVLVHSHDGIVRGNGALVTLTDEAANKALLNRKASAHFSFSKGTSSQTYPSSTMGVVALLRQNYYDAEWYARTSKAKEANLSLEAFNQIKALPSFFETGDKYSVMRADKVGDEFGVQYIIKGGGDEYQRINEIKATRATLILPLQFPEAYDVTDPWDADVISMAQLKHWEMAPKNASEVAKAQIPFAFTSAGMKNKADFWKNIKSAVEYGLPKEKALEALTTLPASLIKAENQIGSLKQGLLANFIITSGDLFGKDNVIYENWIQGKKFILAPINTPDIRGTYTLSINNQPGGKLQITGSPDKPEFKVIVQDSVKITPKAILSNELLTLNYQADKKAPGTTRLTGWLTGTTLSGEGILPNGATVPWNATLTEKFQQIAAADTVTLKPKETSPILYPFVGFGNEELPKSETVLIKNATIWTNEQEGILQNADVVVQNGKIAKVGKSLAAPSGAKTIDGTGKHLTSGIIDEHSHIALFTINEGGQTSSAEVRMSDVVNPDDVNIYRQLAGGVTASHLLHGSANSIGGQSAMIKLKWGASQSEMVLPDVKTIKFALGENVKQSNWGDVARVRFPQTRMGVEQVYFDHFIRAKEYAKSWKNFNSTSKKVPANAPRRDIELDALAEILDNQRFITCHSYVQSEINMLMHVADSLKFKINTFTHILEGYKLADGMAKRGIGGSTFADWWAYKMEVKEAIPYNAALMYHQGVTVAINSDDAEMARRLNQEAAKTVEYGGVPEEEAWKMVTLNPAKLLHVDNKMGSIKAGKDADLVLWNAHPLSIYARPEFTMVEGAVYFDRKKDEEKQKSMQLEREKLIQKMLNDKAEGKPTQKPQAVQPKMWHCEDIVGVHTEHEGHR; this is encoded by the coding sequence TAGCATTTGCTGTCAGGCGCAGCAAACTTTCCCGCAAAACGGGGCCTACGATGAAAGACCAGGCCGGTATGCATTCACCAATGCCACCATCATTGTCGATCCCAAAACAACTATTGAAAACGGCACATTACTGATCGAAAACGGACTGATCAGTCAGGTTGGAAAGCAGGTAAAGCTGCCGGCTGGAACCTTGGTCGTGGACCTGAAGGGCAAATTCATTTATCCTTCGCTGATCGACCTGGATTCGGACTATGGTATGCCCGAGGTAAAGCGTGACCGGCCGGCTGGCGGAAGACAAACTCCGCAGCTGGAATCCAACAAAAAAGGCGCATTCGGCTGGAACCAGGCAATACAGGCTGAAAATGATGCCAGTATGGTATTTACACCAGACACAAAAAAAGCAGCTGATTTACGCAAAATTGGCTTCGGTACTGTACTCGTCCATTCACACGATGGAATCGTCAGAGGAAATGGCGCTCTGGTAACGCTAACCGACGAGGCTGCCAACAAGGCACTTTTGAACAGAAAAGCTTCTGCGCATTTCTCGTTCAGCAAAGGTACTTCCTCCCAGACATACCCTTCTTCTACGATGGGTGTCGTGGCGCTTTTGAGACAAAATTATTACGACGCAGAATGGTATGCCCGCACTTCAAAAGCGAAAGAGGCCAATTTGTCGTTGGAAGCATTTAACCAGATCAAAGCCCTGCCTTCTTTCTTCGAAACCGGAGATAAATACAGTGTTATGCGGGCTGATAAGGTAGGTGATGAATTCGGAGTTCAATATATAATCAAAGGTGGGGGCGATGAATATCAGCGCATTAATGAAATTAAAGCGACCAGAGCCACGCTGATTTTACCCCTTCAATTTCCGGAAGCTTATGATGTAACCGATCCCTGGGATGCAGATGTGATCAGTATGGCACAGCTCAAACATTGGGAAATGGCACCCAAAAATGCCTCGGAAGTAGCAAAGGCGCAGATACCTTTTGCATTTACATCCGCCGGAATGAAGAATAAGGCCGATTTCTGGAAAAACATCAAAAGCGCAGTTGAATATGGTTTACCAAAAGAAAAAGCACTGGAAGCTCTGACAACGCTACCGGCTAGTCTGATCAAAGCGGAAAACCAGATAGGAAGTTTGAAGCAAGGCTTGCTGGCAAATTTTATCATTACTTCCGGAGATCTTTTTGGAAAAGACAATGTGATTTACGAGAACTGGATACAGGGAAAGAAATTCATTTTAGCACCCATTAATACGCCAGATATCCGAGGGACCTACACATTATCGATCAACAACCAACCGGGCGGCAAGCTGCAAATTACCGGCTCACCCGATAAGCCGGAATTCAAAGTGATCGTTCAGGATTCTGTCAAAATCACGCCCAAGGCGATCCTTTCGAATGAATTACTGACATTGAATTACCAGGCTGACAAGAAAGCACCTGGCACGACGCGGCTCACTGGCTGGCTTACCGGGACCACATTATCCGGCGAAGGTATTTTGCCAAATGGTGCAACAGTGCCGTGGAATGCTACACTGACTGAAAAGTTCCAGCAAATTGCCGCGGCCGACACAGTTACTCTCAAACCAAAAGAAACCAGCCCAATTCTGTATCCATTTGTTGGTTTTGGAAATGAAGAGCTGCCGAAATCTGAAACTGTACTGATTAAGAATGCGACTATCTGGACGAATGAGCAGGAGGGTATTCTTCAAAATGCAGACGTAGTTGTCCAGAACGGGAAAATCGCAAAAGTTGGAAAGTCACTGGCAGCACCTTCGGGAGCGAAGACAATTGACGGTACCGGCAAACATTTGACCAGCGGTATTATTGACGAGCATTCGCATATTGCCCTATTTACGATCAATGAAGGCGGCCAAACGAGTTCGGCCGAAGTGAGAATGAGCGATGTAGTGAATCCGGATGACGTGAATATCTACCGCCAGCTTGCGGGTGGGGTAACCGCTTCGCATTTGCTGCACGGTTCGGCTAACTCTATAGGAGGCCAGAGTGCGATGATTAAGTTAAAGTGGGGTGCAAGCCAGTCTGAAATGGTATTACCGGATGTGAAAACGATCAAGTTTGCATTGGGTGAAAATGTGAAGCAATCCAACTGGGGTGATGTCGCGAGAGTTCGTTTTCCCCAAACGAGAATGGGCGTGGAGCAGGTTTACTTCGACCATTTTATACGTGCAAAAGAATATGCGAAGAGCTGGAAGAATTTCAATTCCACATCTAAAAAAGTGCCGGCAAATGCACCGAGAAGAGATATTGAGCTGGACGCGCTGGCGGAAATCCTAGATAACCAGCGATTTATCACCTGCCATTCTTATGTACAGTCGGAGATCAATATGCTGATGCACGTGGCTGATTCATTGAAATTCAAGATCAATACGTTCACCCATATTCTTGAAGGCTACAAACTTGCTGACGGAATGGCGAAAAGAGGTATCGGCGGCTCGACTTTCGCTGACTGGTGGGCTTACAAAATGGAGGTAAAGGAAGCAATTCCTTACAATGCAGCATTGATGTACCACCAGGGTGTAACTGTCGCGATTAATTCCGATGATGCTGAAATGGCCCGCCGATTGAATCAGGAAGCGGCCAAGACGGTTGAATACGGCGGCGTTCCGGAAGAGGAAGCCTGGAAAATGGTGACGCTTAATCCAGCCAAGTTGCTTCACGTTGACAACAAAATGGGGAGTATCAAAGCCGGCAAAGACGCCGATCTTGTACTCTGGAACGCGCATCCGCTATCCATTTACGCCCGTCCTGAATTTACAATGGTAGAAGGCGCCGTGTATTTTGACAGAAAGAAGGATGAGGAAAAGCAAAAATCAATGCAATTGGAAAGAGAGAAGCTGATCCAGAAAATGCTGAATGACAAAGCAGAGGGCAAGCCTACACAGAAACCGCAGGCGGTGCAGCCAAAAATGTGGCATTGTGAAGATATAGTAGGTGTGCACACCGAGCACGAAGGACACAGATAA